One Oryza sativa Japonica Group chromosome 8, ASM3414082v1 DNA window includes the following coding sequences:
- the LOC4345789 gene encoding probable potassium transporter 4 → MSSSHTVTVSMDVEAGQKNKDKKGISQDLILAYKTLGVVFGGLVTSPLYVYPSMNLTNPTEEDYLGIYSIMFWTLTLIGVVKYICIALNADDHGEGGTFAMYSLLCQHANIGILPSKKIYTEEENLISNQPVVAGRPGRLRRFIESSIIARRLLLLTAILGMCMLIGDGILTPAISVLSAIDGLRGPFPSVSKPAVEGLSAAILVGLFLLQKYGTSKVSFMFSPIMAAWTFATPVIGVYSIWRYYPGIFKAMSPHYIVRFFMTNQTRGWQLLGGTVLCITGAEAMFADLGHFSKRSIQIAFMSSIYPSLVLTYAGQTAYLINNVDDFSDGFYKFVPRPVYWPMFIIATLAAIVASQSLISATFSVIKQSVVLDYFPRVKVVHTSKDKEGEVYSPETNYMLMLLCVGVILGFGDGKDIGNAFGVVVILVMLITTILLTLVMLIIWGTHVVLVALYLVPFLLLEATYVSAVCTKILRGGWVPFAVSVALAAVMFGWYYGRQRKTEYEAANKVTLERLGELLSGPGLRRVPGLCFFYSNRQDGGWLTPVLAHYIRNMRSLHEVTVFLTLRYLLVAKVDGKDRVQAVRRLGPAGVYGCTIQYGYADAIDFEEDDIAGQVVGALRERVVDGEEEGERVEAARAAGVVHVRGKMRFHVGKDTRLFDRVLLGFYELLHGACRSALPALGIPLQQRVEIGMLYKA, encoded by the exons ATGTCTTCATCTCACACGGTGACAGTCTCCATGGATGTTGAAGCCGGACAGAAAAACAAAGAT AAGAAGGGGATCAGCCAAGATCTGATCCTGGCTTACAAGACTCTTGGTGTTGTTTTCGGTGGCCTTGTTACCTCACCACTCTACGTCTACCCATCCATGAATTTGACGAATCCTACTGAAGAAGACTACCTGGGAATATACAGCATCATGTTCTGGACCCTCACTCTCATTGGCGTAGTCAAGTACATATGCATCGCTCTCAACGCTGACGACCACGGCGAAG GTGGCACATTTGCCATGTATTCTCTGCTCTGTCAGCACGCAAACATTGGGATCCTTCCATCCAAGAAGATCTACACTGAAGAAGAGAACCTGATCTCGAATCAGCCTGTCGTAGCTGGAAGGCCTGGAAGACTGAGAAGGTTCATCGAAAGCAGCATAATCGCCaggaggctgctgctgctcacaGCCATCCTAGGCATGTGCATGCTCATCGGCGATGGCATCCTCACTCCTGCAATCTCAGTCTTGTCAGCGATTGATGGACTCAGAGGCCCGTTCCCATCCGTCAGTAAAC CTGCTGTGGAGGGCCTGTCGGCCGCGATTCTCGTTGGGCTGTTCTTGCTGCAGAAGTACGGCACGTCGAAGGTGAGCTTCATGTTCTCGCCGATCATGGCGGCGTGGACGTTCGCCACCCCGGTCATCGGCGTGTACAGCATCTGGCGCTACTACCCTGGCATCTTCAAAGCCATGTCGCCGCATTACATCGTCAGATTCTTCATGACGAACCAGACCAGAGGCTGGCAGCTACTCGGCGGCACCGTCCTCTGCATCACAG GTGCCGAGGCGATGTTCGCGGATCTTGGTCACTTCAGCAAGAGGTCCATCCAGATCGCGTTCATGTCGAGCATATACCCTTCGCTGGTGCTGACGTACGCCGGGCAGACGGCGTACCTGATCAACAACGTCGACGACTTCAGCGACGGGTTCTACAAGTTCGTGCCGCGGCCGGTGTACTGGCCGATGTTCATCATCGCGACGCTGGCGGCGATCGTGGCGAGCCAGTCGCTGATCTCGGCCACCTTCTCCGTCATCAAGCAGTCGGTGGTGCTGGACTACTTCCCGCGGGTGAAGGTGGTGCACACGTCCAAGGACAAGGAAGGGGAGGTGTACTCGCCGGAGACCAACTACATGCTGATGCTGCTGTGCGTGGGCGTCATCCTCGGCTTCGGCGACGGCAAGGACATCGGCAACGCGTTCGGGGTGGTGGTGATCCTCGTGATGCTCATCACCACCATCCTGCTCACGCTGGTGATGCTCATCATCTGGGGCACCCACGTCGTGCTGGTGGCGCTCTACTTAGTGCCGTTCCTGCTCCTCGAGGCCACATACGTGAGCGCCGTGTGCACCAAGATCCTCCGCGGAGGGTGGGTGCCGTTCGCGGTGTCGGTGGCGCTGGCGGCGGTCATGTTCGGGTGGTACTACGGCCGGCAGCGGAAGACGGAGTACGAGGCGGCGAACAAGGTGACGCTGGAGCGGCTCGGCGAGCTGCTGTCCGGCCCCGGCTTGCGCCGCGTCCCGGGCCTCTGCTTCTTCTACAGCAACAGGCAGGACGGCGGGTGGCTCACCCCGGTGCTCGCGCACTACATCAGGAACATGCGGTCGCTGCACGAGGTGACCGTGTTCCTCACGCTCCGGTACCTGCTGGTGGCGAAGGTGGACGGCAAGGACAGGGTGCAGGCCGTGCGCCGGCTGGGGCCAGCGGGGGTGTACGGCTGCACGATCCAGTACGGGTACGCCGACGCGATCGACTTCGAGGAGGACGACATCGCCGGGCAGGTGGTGGGGGCGCTGCGGGAGCGGGTCgtcgacggggaggaggagggggagcgggtggaggcggcgagggcggccggGGTGGTGCACGTGAGGGGGAAGATGAGGTTCCACGTCGGGAAGGACACGAGGCTGTTCGACCGGGTGCTGCTCGGGTTCTACGAGTTGCTGCACGGCGCGTGCCGCTCCGCGCTGCCGGCGCTCGGGATCCCGCTGCAGCAGCGCGTCGAGATCGGCATGCTCTACAAGGCCTAA